From a single Paenibacillus sp. FSL R5-0345 genomic region:
- a CDS encoding helix-turn-helix domain-containing protein, translating into MAKDLQDSNRRKLFYSLINIETQSVSGSGQSEVFQDHTLLIVSEGQGFVEAEMRQFPLEKGAGFLFEPGLLSKIHAEERGLSFYRLTFEIIETGGNRQSEIEGRTKEDILRSGLLSCKPFSQCKLLLEAISHSRRSADEIEWFAGHTRFQELLLLIMRANSSVVQITADHEAIQRSIHYMEEHYNQAVTVDQLAEVAGITRARYTQTFKEVTGRIPLEHLNGLRIERAQQQLLLTNDRMHDIALSVGYSNEYYFNRRFKRSVGVTPGQYRSFHQEGLRVFAPFLEDYLLALDITPVAQYSHAEWGKQEYLALHNVPEVDISTRNWQELSQYTPELILLDNGFHRWHLEECSRIAPLFKLPVHQEDWRATLYSAAAVFGRTERVQEVIGNYEHQAQQAKQLLTRYVHSQTVACLRISVYGITLYGCEHLGYTGSVLHHDLGLQPHSLVRKLTRGKNRVNLTKEELANLTADHLFITFDRLEGGGRELLDTQLWRSLPAVRNGCVYEVDFMAWMNYGVLSHQRKIEDVLKALG; encoded by the coding sequence ATGGCAAAAGATTTGCAAGACAGCAATAGAAGGAAGCTATTCTATAGCTTGATAAATATAGAAACCCAATCCGTGTCAGGAAGCGGACAGAGTGAGGTGTTTCAAGATCACACCCTACTCATTGTATCGGAAGGACAGGGGTTTGTTGAGGCTGAGATGAGGCAGTTTCCACTGGAAAAAGGTGCGGGGTTCTTATTCGAACCAGGGCTATTAAGCAAAATCCATGCCGAAGAGCGTGGACTTAGCTTTTATCGGCTTACTTTTGAAATCATCGAAACCGGGGGAAACAGGCAGAGTGAAATAGAAGGAAGGACTAAAGAGGACATCCTTCGATCTGGTTTGCTAAGCTGTAAACCCTTTTCACAATGTAAATTACTGCTAGAGGCTATCAGTCATAGCCGTAGAAGCGCAGATGAGATCGAATGGTTCGCAGGCCATACGCGCTTTCAGGAGCTGCTACTGCTAATCATGCGTGCAAATTCCTCTGTCGTTCAGATCACAGCTGATCATGAGGCCATACAACGTTCCATTCACTATATGGAGGAGCATTATAACCAAGCCGTAACCGTTGATCAGTTGGCTGAAGTTGCAGGCATTACACGTGCTCGCTACACACAAACTTTTAAAGAAGTGACAGGGCGGATTCCCTTGGAGCATTTAAACGGGCTTCGTATTGAAAGAGCGCAGCAGCAGCTACTGCTAACGAATGACCGTATGCATGATATCGCGTTATCAGTCGGATACAGTAATGAGTATTATTTTAATCGGCGTTTTAAAAGATCGGTTGGTGTTACTCCAGGTCAATACAGAAGCTTCCATCAGGAGGGATTGAGGGTGTTTGCTCCTTTTCTGGAAGATTATCTATTGGCTCTGGATATTACGCCTGTGGCGCAATATTCTCACGCCGAGTGGGGGAAACAAGAGTACCTGGCTCTCCACAATGTGCCTGAGGTAGATATTTCGACTCGTAATTGGCAGGAGCTCTCCCAGTATACGCCCGAATTGATCTTGCTGGATAATGGCTTTCATCGTTGGCATCTGGAGGAGTGCAGCCGGATCGCTCCGTTGTTCAAGCTGCCTGTTCATCAAGAGGATTGGCGTGCCACATTGTATTCCGCAGCAGCGGTCTTTGGCAGAACGGAACGTGTCCAGGAAGTGATCGGCAATTATGAGCATCAGGCACAGCAAGCCAAGCAGTTACTTACCCGTTACGTCCATAGTCAGACCGTAGCTTGTTTAAGAATCTCAGTCTACGGAATCACTCTCTATGGATGTGAGCATTTGGGGTATACAGGAAGCGTGCTTCATCATGATTTGGGTTTGCAGCCCCATAGCTTGGTTCGGAAGTTGACCCGTGGAAAGAATCGGGTAAACCTGACAAAAGAAGAGCTTGCAAATCTGACTGCGGATCATTTGTTCATTACTTTTGATCGGCTTGAAGGAGGAGGACGGGAACTGCTGGATACACAACTCTGGCGCAGCTTGCCTGCTGTGCGTAACGGCTGCGTATATGAGGTGGATTTCATGGCTTGGATGAATTATGGTGTATTGTCGCATCAGCGCAAGATTGAGGATGTGCTAAAAGCGTTAGGTTAA
- a CDS encoding DUF6199 family natural product biosynthesis protein: MVFFMFLFVLLALLNIFFPRFGWYMRYGWMVKGNIEPSDAYLLMTRFSSIVALVVLFFLWSSF, translated from the coding sequence ATGGTTTTTTTTATGTTCCTCTTTGTGCTGTTAGCACTGCTTAACATCTTTTTTCCACGATTCGGATGGTACATGAGATATGGTTGGATGGTGAAAGGTAATATTGAGCCGAGTGACGCTTATTTACTAATGACCCGCTTCAGCAGTATAGTGGCACTTGTTGTCCTATTCTTCTTATGGTCCAGCTTCTAA
- a CDS encoding DUF1796 family putative cysteine peptidase yields the protein MKLQDVKESYDLIVSLGMSCAPAINMQRNNLRKFSMPLDWMVSYSLADVNKLFKNRFENFMGLINLQILADTHFFLEDGLPVYPNENKNALVQSYFIRDIFYNIISVHDFPITMGKHWSTTYPTYKAKLDLRIKRFWDKLINSKKTLFIRWSATYEQAVELQAILSDILKPNEFNVLILNPVRELTSIREIKWDIDNVCVLEVPDDMNDYDSWDYILKDIQVTND from the coding sequence ATGAAATTACAAGATGTAAAGGAGAGCTATGATTTAATAGTAAGCTTAGGTATGTCTTGTGCTCCTGCTATAAATATGCAAAGAAATAACTTGAGAAAGTTCTCTATGCCACTTGATTGGATGGTTTCTTATTCATTGGCTGATGTTAATAAACTCTTTAAGAACAGATTTGAAAACTTCATGGGATTAATAAACCTGCAAATACTTGCGGATACACATTTTTTTCTGGAGGATGGATTACCTGTCTATCCTAATGAGAACAAGAATGCTTTAGTACAATCCTATTTTATTCGCGATATATTTTACAACATCATCTCTGTACATGATTTTCCAATCACCATGGGTAAACATTGGTCAACAACCTACCCAACATATAAAGCGAAGCTGGATTTACGAATTAAAAGATTTTGGGACAAGTTAATCAACAGTAAAAAAACCTTATTCATTAGATGGTCTGCCACATATGAACAGGCTGTAGAGCTACAAGCGATTTTGTCTGATATATTAAAGCCGAACGAATTTAATGTTCTTATCCTTAATCCCGTTCGTGAATTAACATCGATACGAGAAATTAAATGGGATATTGATAATGTTTGTGTGTTAGAAGTTCCTGATGATATGAACGATTATGATAGCTGGGATTATATTTTGAAAGATATACAGGTAACGAACGATTAA
- a CDS encoding LacI family DNA-binding transcriptional regulator, with the protein MRSEDIAKLAGVSRSTVSRVINNYSNVPEETRAKVLRVIEQHQYEPNSFARALAGKKTDTIGLFAISMNEKENTTRIYQNNYFAPFVDAVVDTSNARGCYVLIHTVYSPDDFIKVKQAFLQKRIDGGIIVGTQKDINIVREMVGLDSPLVLIDYDISEIMSEHLDRNHLAIVNSKDYEGTTEAIEYLISQGHQEIGIICGQMNTYSGRERYTAYEDTLKKHGLPMNEKFILKGDFLKETAYEEVKKLLASGEPLPTAFFSSNDDMAISAMEAFSEHGIIIPEDISIAGFDDIQLASRIQPKLTSVRLPIYEMSKAAVEKVIELCDSQQPTFSTISFPARLVERDSCQPPKK; encoded by the coding sequence ATGCGCAGCGAAGATATAGCTAAGTTGGCCGGGGTTTCCCGAAGCACGGTATCCCGCGTGATCAACAACTATTCCAACGTCCCTGAAGAGACCCGTGCCAAGGTGCTGCGGGTGATTGAGCAACATCAGTACGAACCGAACAGCTTTGCAAGGGCTTTAGCCGGTAAGAAGACCGATACAATCGGACTCTTCGCCATCAGTATGAACGAGAAGGAGAATACTACCCGAATTTATCAGAACAATTACTTTGCTCCATTCGTTGATGCCGTAGTCGACACCTCGAATGCCCGCGGATGTTATGTACTGATTCATACGGTTTACTCTCCCGACGATTTTATCAAGGTAAAGCAAGCTTTTCTTCAGAAACGGATTGACGGCGGTATAATTGTCGGCACTCAGAAGGATATTAATATCGTCCGAGAAATGGTAGGGCTAGACTCTCCTCTCGTATTAATTGATTATGATATTTCTGAGATTATGTCGGAGCACCTAGATCGCAATCATCTGGCTATTGTGAACTCCAAGGATTACGAGGGCACCACAGAAGCGATTGAATATTTGATCTCTCAAGGTCATCAAGAGATCGGCATCATCTGTGGGCAAATGAATACGTACTCTGGTCGAGAGCGTTATACTGCTTATGAGGATACGCTGAAGAAGCATGGCCTACCTATGAATGAGAAATTTATCCTGAAGGGTGATTTTCTGAAGGAGACCGCTTACGAAGAGGTTAAGAAGCTTCTCGCTTCTGGCGAGCCATTGCCAACAGCCTTCTTCTCCTCCAACGATGACATGGCTATATCAGCGATGGAAGCGTTCTCTGAGCATGGAATTATTATCCCCGAGGATATCTCCATTGCCGGATTTGATGACATTCAGTTAGCATCTCGTATTCAGCCTAAGCTGACCTCTGTACGCTTGCCGATCTATGAAATGTCCAAGGCCGCAGTCGAAAAAGTAATCGAGCTGTGTGATTCACAGCAGCCGACGTTTAGTACGATCAGCTTTCCAGCTCGTTTAGTGGAGAGAGATTCCTGTCAACCACCGAAGAAGTAG
- a CDS encoding glycoside hydrolase family 127 protein, whose product MNKIIQDQQVAKDQTVNIKDDFWGGYIRLVQDVVIPYQYEALHDRAPGAEPSHAIANFEIAAGRKTGEFYGWVFQDSDVAKWLEAVGYSLSIKRDSDLERQADEVIDLVGEAQQEDGYLNTYFTIKEPGKRWTNLNDCHELYCAGHFIEAAVSYYEATGKRKLLDIMCRMVDHIDSVFGPEEGKMRGYDGHQEIELALVKLYRLTGEERYLKLSSFFINERGQQPNFLKEQWDNLGSINFFTGQKEKLDLKYYQSHLPVREQEVAVGHAVRAVYMYTAMADLAAITGDATLREACERLWNNITNKQMYITGGIGSTHRGEAFTFDYDLPNDSVYAETCASIGLIFFAQRMLRISPDARYGDVMERALYNNVLGSMAQDGKHYFYVNPLEVWPQACSCNPDKHHVKSERQGWFGCACCPPNVARLLTSLNQYIYTVHGDTLYTNLYIGSELTTKLGGAEVTIQQESNYPWKGTVSMKINPAVEAEFGIALRIPSWSQGMEIRVNGEALNTAENIEQGYLVIRREWRAGDVIEMHDPMEAHRVYAHPNLRADAQKVTIQRGPFVYCLESIDNGEPLSSISLKEDCELTAAFNETLLGGAVVVEADGLRIDQEGWSGGLYSREKAPLQPVKVKAVPYYLWGNRGSGEMKVWIPEASV is encoded by the coding sequence ATGAACAAAATTATACAAGATCAGCAAGTTGCAAAAGATCAAACGGTTAACATTAAGGATGATTTCTGGGGCGGGTATATTCGGCTGGTTCAGGATGTTGTAATTCCGTATCAATATGAGGCCTTGCACGATAGAGCACCGGGTGCTGAGCCCAGTCATGCCATTGCTAACTTTGAGATTGCTGCGGGCCGGAAGACTGGGGAGTTTTACGGCTGGGTATTTCAAGACAGTGATGTGGCCAAGTGGCTGGAAGCCGTAGGTTATTCTTTAAGCATCAAACGTGATTCCGATCTGGAGCGTCAAGCGGATGAAGTGATTGACCTCGTTGGCGAAGCACAGCAGGAGGATGGATACTTAAATACTTATTTTACGATCAAAGAACCGGGTAAACGCTGGACCAATCTGAACGATTGTCACGAGTTGTACTGCGCGGGACATTTCATTGAGGCCGCTGTTTCTTACTATGAAGCTACCGGAAAAAGAAAACTGCTCGACATCATGTGCCGAATGGTTGATCATATCGATTCTGTGTTTGGCCCGGAAGAAGGTAAAATGCGGGGCTATGATGGACATCAGGAGATTGAACTCGCACTCGTTAAGTTATACCGGCTTACAGGTGAGGAACGATATTTGAAGCTCAGCAGCTTTTTTATTAATGAGCGAGGACAACAACCAAACTTTTTAAAGGAACAATGGGATAATCTGGGGAGTATCAATTTTTTCACGGGTCAGAAGGAGAAATTAGATTTAAAATATTACCAGAGCCATCTTCCGGTAAGAGAGCAGGAAGTGGCTGTAGGGCATGCTGTACGTGCGGTTTATATGTATACTGCTATGGCAGATCTAGCTGCTATTACAGGAGATGCTACACTTCGTGAGGCATGCGAGAGACTGTGGAATAACATAACTAACAAGCAAATGTATATTACTGGCGGGATCGGTTCTACGCATCGAGGTGAGGCGTTCACCTTCGACTATGATTTGCCTAACGATTCGGTGTACGCAGAGACCTGTGCCTCTATTGGATTGATCTTTTTTGCACAGCGTATGCTGAGAATATCGCCGGATGCACGTTATGGCGATGTTATGGAGCGGGCACTTTATAACAATGTGCTGGGCTCGATGGCACAGGATGGCAAGCACTATTTTTATGTGAATCCACTGGAAGTATGGCCACAGGCATGCAGCTGCAACCCGGATAAACATCATGTGAAGTCTGAGCGTCAAGGTTGGTTTGGCTGTGCCTGCTGTCCTCCGAATGTGGCGCGTCTGCTGACTTCGCTCAATCAATACATTTACACGGTTCATGGGGATACGCTCTACACGAATTTGTATATTGGCAGTGAGCTGACAACTAAGCTGGGTGGAGCGGAGGTTACAATTCAGCAAGAGAGTAACTATCCATGGAAAGGTACAGTCTCCATGAAGATTAATCCGGCCGTGGAAGCGGAGTTTGGCATTGCATTGCGGATTCCGTCGTGGAGTCAAGGGATGGAGATCAGAGTCAATGGTGAAGCCTTGAATACAGCTGAGAACATTGAACAGGGGTACCTCGTTATTCGGAGAGAGTGGAGAGCCGGAGATGTCATCGAAATGCATGACCCAATGGAGGCACATCGCGTCTACGCTCATCCAAATTTGCGTGCCGATGCTCAAAAGGTAACAATTCAACGCGGGCCGTTTGTGTATTGTCTTGAAAGTATCGATAATGGTGAGCCTTTAAGCTCTATTTCTTTAAAAGAAGACTGTGAACTTACGGCGGCGTTCAATGAGACTTTGCTTGGCGGCGCGGTTGTTGTCGAGGCAGACGGACTGCGTATTGATCAAGAGGGCTGGAGTGGAGGACTTTACAGCAGAGAGAAAGCACCCCTTCAACCGGTTAAGGTTAAGGCTGTTCCATATTACTTATGGGGGAATCGTGGCAGTGGTGAAATGAAGGTGTGGATTCCTGAAGCCAGCGTTTAA
- a CDS encoding GH36-type glycosyl hydrolase domain-containing protein: MKFGTFDDTRKEYVINTPKTPYPWINYLGNEQFFGLISNTAGGYTFYRDARLRRLTRYRYNNIPLDTGGRYYYLYDDGDFWTPGWMPVKRDLDFYECRHGLGYTSITGERNGISVNQLAFVPMGHNAEVHRLVVKNTGSAKKSVKLFSFAEFCLWNAQDDMTNFQRNLSTGEVEVKDSVIYHKTEYRERRNHYAFYSVNKEIAGFDTDREAFVGMYNGLESPQAVVAGEPTNSVASGWSPIGSHALNITLEPGEEQSFIFVLGYIENPEEDKWESLNVINKKPAEAMIAQFATDAQVDAALAALAAHWDNLLSKYQIQSGDEKLDRMVNIWNPYQCMVTFNMSRSASYFESGIGRGMGFRDSNQDLLGFVHQIPERAKERILDIAATQFEDGSAYHQYQPLTKKGNNEVGTGFNDDPLWLILGTAAYIKETGDTSILDEQVPFDSNPDNTATLFEHLKRSFEHVTNNLGPHGLPLIGRADWNDCLNLNCFSTEPGESFQTTANIEGRVAESVFIAGLFVFVGPDYAEICRMRGLDDVAVDAEAKIDNMREITLTHGFDGDWFLRAYDHYGDKIGSKENEEGKIFIEPQGICVMAGIGVEDGQAEKALSSVQEHLDTKYGIVLQQPPYSKYYLNLGEISTYPPGYKENAGIFCHNNPWIMIAETVLGHGDRAFEIYAKIAPAYLEDISEIHRTEPYVYSQMIAGKDAVRHGEAKNSWLTGTAAWNYVAITQSILGIQADFNGLKIDPCIPTEWDSFEITRVFRGDTYVIQIKNPNHVSKGVASLTLDGVAVEGNIIAPVGDGAVHQVVVELG; the protein is encoded by the coding sequence ATGAAATTCGGTACCTTTGACGACACTCGTAAAGAGTATGTAATTAACACACCTAAAACACCTTACCCTTGGATTAACTACCTTGGTAATGAGCAATTTTTCGGACTTATTTCTAATACAGCTGGTGGTTACACCTTCTATAGAGACGCTCGTCTCAGAAGATTGACCCGTTACCGTTATAACAATATCCCATTGGATACTGGCGGCCGCTACTACTATCTTTATGACGATGGTGATTTCTGGACCCCAGGCTGGATGCCGGTAAAACGTGATCTAGACTTCTACGAATGCCGTCACGGTCTTGGCTACACTTCCATTACTGGCGAACGCAATGGCATCTCTGTGAACCAGCTTGCTTTTGTACCTATGGGTCATAATGCTGAAGTACACCGTCTTGTAGTGAAGAATACTGGCTCCGCTAAAAAATCCGTGAAACTGTTCTCTTTTGCAGAGTTCTGTCTCTGGAATGCACAAGATGATATGACCAACTTCCAACGCAATCTCAGCACCGGTGAAGTTGAAGTGAAGGATTCCGTTATCTATCACAAAACCGAATACCGTGAGCGCAGAAATCACTATGCTTTCTACTCCGTAAATAAAGAAATCGCTGGTTTCGATACTGACCGTGAAGCCTTCGTAGGCATGTACAACGGTCTGGAAAGCCCGCAAGCTGTAGTTGCAGGTGAACCTACTAACTCCGTAGCTAGCGGCTGGTCCCCTATCGGATCACACGCACTGAACATTACACTTGAACCAGGCGAAGAACAAAGCTTCATCTTTGTACTCGGCTACATCGAGAACCCTGAAGAAGATAAATGGGAATCCCTGAACGTAATCAACAAAAAACCAGCAGAAGCGATGATCGCACAATTTGCTACAGACGCTCAAGTAGATGCTGCACTTGCCGCACTTGCTGCTCACTGGGATAACCTGCTGTCTAAATATCAAATCCAAAGCGGCGACGAGAAACTAGATCGCATGGTTAACATCTGGAATCCATATCAATGTATGGTTACCTTCAATATGTCCCGTTCCGCTTCTTACTTTGAATCCGGTATTGGCCGTGGTATGGGCTTCCGTGATTCCAACCAAGACTTGCTCGGATTTGTGCACCAAATCCCTGAACGTGCTAAAGAACGTATTCTCGATATCGCGGCTACACAATTTGAAGATGGCAGTGCGTATCACCAGTACCAACCGCTCACCAAAAAAGGTAACAACGAAGTCGGCACCGGCTTTAACGATGATCCGCTTTGGTTGATCCTAGGAACGGCTGCTTACATTAAAGAAACTGGCGACACTTCAATTCTCGATGAGCAGGTTCCTTTTGACAGCAACCCGGATAACACGGCTACTCTGTTCGAGCACTTGAAACGCTCTTTCGAGCATGTAACTAACAATCTCGGACCTCACGGCTTGCCGCTGATCGGACGTGCGGACTGGAATGACTGCTTGAACCTGAATTGCTTCTCTACAGAGCCAGGTGAATCTTTCCAAACCACTGCCAACATCGAAGGTCGCGTAGCGGAATCCGTATTTATCGCAGGTCTGTTCGTCTTCGTTGGACCGGACTATGCTGAAATCTGCCGGATGCGTGGACTTGACGATGTAGCTGTGGATGCCGAAGCTAAAATTGACAACATGCGTGAAATCACACTGACTCACGGCTTCGATGGCGACTGGTTCCTACGCGCTTATGACCACTATGGCGACAAGATCGGTTCCAAAGAAAACGAAGAAGGTAAAATCTTCATCGAGCCACAAGGAATCTGTGTTATGGCTGGTATCGGTGTAGAAGATGGTCAAGCTGAAAAAGCCCTGTCTTCCGTTCAAGAACATTTGGACACTAAATACGGTATTGTATTGCAACAACCACCATATTCCAAGTACTATCTGAACCTGGGTGAAATTTCTACGTACCCTCCGGGCTACAAAGAAAATGCCGGTATTTTCTGCCACAACAACCCTTGGATCATGATCGCTGAAACGGTACTTGGACATGGCGACAGAGCGTTTGAAATTTACGCTAAAATTGCTCCGGCTTATTTGGAGGATATCAGCGAAATTCACCGCACAGAGCCTTATGTCTACTCCCAAATGATCGCAGGTAAAGATGCCGTTCGTCACGGGGAAGCTAAAAACTCCTGGTTGACTGGTACTGCTGCTTGGAACTATGTAGCCATTACACAATCTATCCTTGGTATTCAAGCCGACTTCAATGGTCTGAAGATCGATCCTTGTATTCCTACAGAGTGGGACAGCTTTGAAATCACACGTGTCTTCCGTGGAGATACTTATGTGATTCAAATCAAGAACCCGAACCATGTATCTAAAGGTGTAGCTAGTCTTACTTTGGATGGCGTAGCTGTAGAAGGTAACATCATCGCTCCTGTTGGAGACGGTGCTGTACACCAAGTAGTTGTAGAACTGGGTTAA
- a CDS encoding carboxymuconolactone decarboxylase family protein yields the protein MSQRVPYYEIAPDAMKIMMDMETYTKKSTINRTTRELIKIRVSQINGCAFCIDMHTSDARKMGETEQRIYCLNAWNECTFYTPEEKVALDLAEHITLIPTKRVPEDLYKRVREHYDEKQYVDLVLIINQINSWNRISISMGNTATEK from the coding sequence ATGAGTCAAAGAGTTCCTTATTATGAAATTGCTCCAGATGCTATGAAAATTATGATGGATATGGAGACATACACCAAAAAATCTACAATCAATCGCACCACAAGAGAGCTTATCAAAATTAGAGTCTCTCAAATTAACGGGTGTGCCTTCTGTATAGATATGCATACTAGCGATGCTCGTAAAATGGGTGAAACGGAACAACGCATTTATTGTTTAAATGCTTGGAATGAATGTACCTTTTATACACCTGAAGAGAAGGTTGCTCTTGATTTAGCTGAACATATTACTCTAATCCCTACCAAAAGAGTTCCTGAGGATCTATATAAGCGAGTACGTGAACATTACGACGAGAAACAATATGTTGACCTTGTTCTAATCATCAATCAAATCAACAGCTGGAATAGAATTTCTATCTCAATGGGTAATACAGCAACTGAAAAATAA
- a CDS encoding ABC transporter substrate-binding protein has translation MTRWGRKFLWAAVLIMALTALAACGTNNTAKDNVAKTENAGESTSASNSTPTEGSGNAQEEGATRTITGEFGEVEIPVSPKRVAGIYVEDYLKALGITPVVQWYHPSWGKQDYLNLDVPEFDITGSMEVLLEKDPDLIIADGGADAARYEQYSKVAPTYRLPEAVLQDSRQVLTAIADALGIPEKAEAVLTEYDQKVTDGKAKLQQALGQEKVAVIRLNVADKTFALFGVKNRFIGVIYSQFGLTPVPMAAEMTEYQSIISEELIPQLEADHIIVFPDNGGWDTEGNQEAIQILDGPLWKSLPAVKNGNVYRMERSHWQTGAITANSMKLDDLLEAMVK, from the coding sequence ATGACAAGATGGGGTCGGAAGTTTTTGTGGGCAGCAGTACTTATTATGGCATTGACCGCGCTGGCGGCGTGCGGAACGAACAATACTGCAAAAGATAACGTTGCTAAAACAGAGAATGCAGGGGAATCAACCTCTGCTAGCAACAGCACGCCAACCGAAGGAAGTGGAAATGCCCAAGAAGAGGGTGCAACTCGGACGATTACAGGGGAATTTGGGGAAGTAGAGATTCCAGTTAGCCCTAAACGGGTGGCCGGGATCTATGTTGAAGACTATTTGAAGGCATTGGGTATTACCCCTGTGGTGCAGTGGTATCATCCAAGCTGGGGTAAACAGGATTATTTAAATCTGGATGTGCCAGAATTTGATATCACCGGAAGCATGGAGGTGTTGCTGGAAAAAGACCCCGATTTGATCATTGCGGACGGAGGCGCTGATGCGGCGAGGTATGAACAGTATTCCAAGGTAGCACCAACCTATCGTCTCCCAGAAGCGGTGCTGCAGGACTCAAGACAAGTGCTTACAGCCATTGCTGATGCGCTCGGGATTCCGGAGAAGGCTGAGGCTGTGCTCACCGAGTATGATCAGAAAGTGACAGATGGAAAAGCTAAATTGCAGCAGGCTCTGGGCCAGGAGAAGGTGGCTGTGATTCGGCTTAATGTAGCGGATAAGACCTTTGCTTTGTTCGGTGTTAAAAACCGTTTTATCGGTGTGATTTATTCTCAATTTGGCCTGACACCCGTGCCTATGGCTGCAGAAATGACCGAATATCAATCTATTATTTCCGAAGAGCTTATTCCTCAGCTCGAAGCGGATCATATCATCGTATTCCCTGACAATGGGGGCTGGGATACTGAAGGAAATCAGGAAGCGATCCAAATTCTTGATGGGCCGCTGTGGAAGAGCCTGCCCGCAGTGAAGAACGGGAATGTTTATAGAATGGAACGTTCCCACTGGCAGACGGGTGCCATCACGGCAAATTCGATGAAGCTTGATGACCTGCTGGAGGCTATGGTGAAATAA
- a CDS encoding HIT family protein: protein MECLGCRIANGIEPNLNIIFENERITCVLDIAPFNEGHTLILPKKHYLDIDEIDQETAYSIMDASKMLSTVLKCLYKPDGIRVSQDGGTFNDLNHYHMHLIPRYEGDGFTWGEPLHPDGAENRLPQTKEKIITVLNELFN from the coding sequence ATGGAATGCTTGGGATGTAGGATTGCAAATGGAATTGAACCTAATTTGAATATAATATTTGAAAACGAACGAATTACTTGTGTTCTTGATATTGCTCCATTTAATGAAGGGCACACGCTAATCCTTCCCAAAAAACACTACTTGGATATCGATGAAATTGACCAAGAAACGGCTTACAGCATCATGGACGCCTCTAAAATGCTATCAACTGTCTTAAAATGCTTATATAAACCAGACGGTATTAGAGTGAGTCAAGATGGCGGGACATTCAACGATTTAAATCATTATCACATGCATCTCATACCAAGATACGAAGGAGATGGCTTTACTTGGGGTGAACCGTTACATCCAGATGGAGCTGAAAACCGTTTGCCACAAACTAAGGAAAAAATCATTACGGTTTTGAATGAACTATTTAATTGA
- a CDS encoding SDR family oxidoreductase, with translation MSNQYTMQDPTTQYTKAGPEFQQQQQEPGLQKEMNPVPDTGEDTYQGTGRLTGRKAIVTGADSGIGRAVAIAFAREGADVVLSYMPEEEADAKQVLKLVQEAGRTAIAIPGDLKDEEYCEQLIDTAVKQLGGIDILANIAGKQQFVSDIADLTTKHFDDTFKTNVYAMFWLCKAAVKHMQPGSTIINTSSIQAYKPSPILLDYATTKAAINTFSKSLAQQVAHKGIRVNVVAPGPVWTPLQVVGGQPEEVLKEFGASTPLGRPGQPAEMAPAYVFLASQESSYVSGETLNANGGTPTP, from the coding sequence ATGTCTAACCAATATACGATGCAAGATCCTACCACTCAGTACACCAAGGCTGGACCTGAATTTCAACAGCAGCAACAAGAGCCGGGGCTCCAGAAGGAGATGAATCCCGTTCCTGATACAGGTGAAGATACCTATCAAGGCACCGGACGTCTGACTGGACGTAAAGCGATTGTTACCGGGGCGGACAGTGGCATAGGTCGTGCTGTTGCGATTGCTTTTGCTCGTGAAGGCGCAGATGTTGTTCTATCCTACATGCCAGAGGAAGAAGCGGATGCAAAGCAGGTTCTCAAGCTGGTGCAGGAAGCAGGACGTACCGCAATCGCCATCCCGGGCGATCTGAAAGATGAGGAATACTGTGAACAGCTCATCGATACTGCGGTTAAGCAGCTAGGTGGGATTGATATATTAGCTAATATTGCGGGCAAGCAGCAATTCGTCTCAGACATCGCTGATCTTACTACGAAGCATTTTGACGATACATTTAAGACGAATGTGTATGCCATGTTCTGGCTGTGCAAAGCGGCAGTGAAGCATATGCAACCGGGTAGCACCATCATCAACACTTCTTCCATTCAAGCCTATAAGCCCTCGCCGATTCTGTTGGACTATGCGACGACCAAAGCTGCAATAAATACATTCAGTAAATCACTCGCTCAGCAAGTTGCCCATAAGGGGATTCGAGTTAATGTAGTGGCGCCAGGTCCCGTGTGGACACCTCTTCAGGTAGTGGGTGGGCAACCAGAGGAAGTGCTGAAAGAGTTCGGTGCGAGCACACCACTTGGTCGTCCGGGACAGCCTGCAGAGATGGCTCCGGCATATGTATTTCTTGCCAGCCAAGAATCGAGCTATGTCAGCGGCGAGACACTGAATGCTAACGGTGGAACTCCAACTCCATAA